A stretch of the Chitinophagaceae bacterium genome encodes the following:
- a CDS encoding PD-(D/E)XK nuclease family transposase — MKKEETRPLISFDWAMKSILRQKSSFEILEGLFSTILQEDIKIDAIIETESNKEYSQDKYTRTDIQVRNKKGDMYIVEVQYTYEVYYFHRIVFGAAVAIKEYLKEKEKFDTIKRVISITIAYANLGEGTDYVYRGNNHFYGIHDHSELSLDNKQKEKYNIQTLKEIFPEYWIIRLKQYNDQIHDELDQWIYFFKNNTVKKEFHAKGLQKAVIKLDQLNTFGDDIHAYNEYLKYILSRNSEISQKEDDKKTIEEKNKAIEEKNKAIEEKDKTIEEKDKT, encoded by the coding sequence ATGAAAAAAGAAGAAACACGTCCCCTCATTTCATTTGATTGGGCAATGAAATCTATTTTACGTCAAAAATCAAGTTTCGAAATTTTAGAAGGATTATTTTCTACTATTTTACAAGAAGATATTAAAATAGACGCAATTATAGAGACCGAATCTAATAAAGAATACTCTCAAGACAAATACACAAGAACAGATATACAGGTTCGGAACAAAAAAGGAGATATGTATATTGTAGAAGTACAATACACATACGAAGTGTATTATTTTCATAGAATTGTGTTCGGGGCAGCAGTTGCTATCAAAGAATATCTCAAAGAAAAAGAAAAATTTGATACAATAAAAAGAGTTATTTCTATCACCATAGCCTATGCCAATTTAGGCGAAGGAACTGATTATGTATATAGAGGAAACAATCATTTCTACGGAATCCATGATCATAGTGAATTGAGCTTAGATAACAAGCAAAAAGAAAAATATAATATCCAAACACTGAAAGAGATATTTCCCGAATACTGGATTATACGCTTAAAACAATACAACGATCAGATACATGATGAACTAGATCAGTGGATATATTTTTTTAAGAATAACACTGTAAAAAAAGAGTTTCATGCAAAAGGGTTGCAGAAAGCAGTAATAAAATTAGACCAATTAAACACATTTGGAGATGATATACACGCCTATAACGAATATCTGAAATATATTTTAAGCAGAAATAGTGAAATCTCACAAAAAGAAGATGACAAAAAAACTATAGAAGAGAAAAATAAAGCTATAGAAGAGAAAAATAAAGCTATAGAAGAAAAAGATAAAACTATAGAAGAAAAAGATAAAACTAT